The following proteins are co-located in the Fimbriimonadia bacterium genome:
- the rpoN gene encoding RNA polymerase factor sigma-54 produces the protein MQNSQRAEVQVSTRVDPKLVLTSTLLQMTQVELEQAVEAELAENPALEVMEQEQEPLDEDTIADQLLLRAGARYSFAEDTVPTKPYDPDDSQDWTDFVVAPVSLADHLRAQLLPMLPERLHALGANVVDAVNDRGYLDMQVEELALSFDATMEDVEEVLEKLQQCEPAGVGARDLRECLLIQLRQMPSEPVRDLALHMVADCWEEFTKQRYSRIGRRYGARPFVVQAAASMVAHLNPFPGEAFRAEWDHFSPSPAPSVTPDVVIRRTDNGYEVEIRGFDPSALTINERYRRLHQQRDRLSSDERSHVVQYVDRAQNFIASIQQRRRTVRRIVDYLLQTQSGFIATGSYRFLRPLTRMQLAREIGVHESTVSRATMGKFVQLPSQEVVPFEVFFKPALRVQKAIEEILRHENPGCPLSDERISKMLKEQGIEVARRTINKYRERLNILSSRRRRA, from the coding sequence TTGCAGAACTCGCAGCGAGCCGAAGTTCAGGTTTCTACCCGTGTGGACCCCAAGCTGGTGCTTACCAGCACCCTCTTGCAGATGACCCAGGTCGAGCTGGAGCAGGCCGTCGAGGCGGAGCTGGCCGAAAACCCTGCTCTGGAGGTTATGGAGCAAGAGCAGGAGCCCCTCGACGAGGACACCATCGCCGACCAGTTGCTGCTGCGGGCGGGGGCGCGCTACTCCTTCGCGGAGGATACCGTCCCGACCAAGCCCTACGACCCCGACGACAGCCAGGACTGGACGGACTTCGTCGTGGCCCCGGTGTCGCTGGCGGATCACCTCCGCGCTCAGCTCCTTCCCATGCTTCCAGAGCGGCTCCACGCACTTGGCGCGAACGTCGTGGATGCGGTCAACGACCGCGGCTATTTGGACATGCAGGTGGAAGAACTGGCGCTTAGCTTCGACGCTACTATGGAAGACGTCGAGGAGGTGCTGGAGAAGCTGCAGCAGTGTGAGCCGGCTGGAGTGGGGGCCAGGGACCTTCGCGAGTGCCTGCTGATCCAGCTCAGGCAGATGCCCTCGGAGCCGGTCCGCGACCTCGCCTTGCACATGGTCGCCGACTGCTGGGAGGAATTCACCAAACAACGCTACTCCCGGATCGGTCGGCGCTATGGGGCGCGCCCCTTCGTGGTTCAGGCCGCCGCATCTATGGTCGCGCACCTCAACCCGTTTCCCGGCGAGGCGTTTCGAGCCGAGTGGGACCACTTCTCGCCGTCGCCTGCACCGAGTGTGACGCCCGACGTCGTCATCCGCCGGACCGACAACGGCTATGAGGTGGAGATACGCGGGTTCGATCCCTCCGCCTTGACCATCAATGAGCGCTATCGCCGCCTCCACCAGCAACGGGACCGCCTGTCCAGTGACGAGCGTTCGCACGTGGTGCAGTATGTGGACCGCGCCCAGAACTTCATCGCGAGCATTCAGCAGCGCCGTCGCACGGTGCGTCGTATCGTGGACTATCTGCTGCAGACGCAATCCGGGTTCATCGCCACCGGCTCGTATCGCTTCCTGCGCCCACTCACACGCATGCAACTTGCCCGTGAGATCGGCGTGCACGAAAGCACGGTCTCACGCGCCACGATGGGGAAGTTCGTGCAGCTCCCAAGCCAGGAAGTGGTGCCTTTCGAAGTATTCTTCAAGCCCGCGCTCCGTGTGCAGAAGGCAATCGAAGAGATTCTCAGGCACGAAAACCCAGGTTGCCCTCTCAGCGACGAACGCATCTCCAAGATGTTAAAAGAGCAGGGTATCGAGGTCGCTCGTAGAACTATCAACAAGTACCGCGAGCGGCTGAACATCCTGTCCAGCCGGCGCAGGCGCGCATAA
- a CDS encoding phosphoglucomutase/phosphomannomutase family protein — MRIKFGTEGWRGVIADDFTIANVEIVAAATARYLLEANPPGKRLVVVGHDCRMMSEQFAEACARTLNSFGFDVVLNDKPTATPALSAGVLAHQAQGACVFTASHNPGIFHGLKFKPYYGGAAITEITDAIEKKLYQGDPHGAASGTTEVVDFVPAYFDRLGRQVDVDRIQASGLRLAFDAMYGAGAGNFARLLPKMDIVAIREERNPIFPGIHPEPIFEMLGPLVETAKGRDLGIAFDGDADRLAAIDERGSFVDSHRIFAIAFKHLRERRGLDGDVVKTLTTTRMIDKLAARYGVRCYVTPVGFKHIVEKMLEGGVLMGGEESGGMGVTQNLPERDAMLMALLLMEAIVMSGKSLSQLVDEVFAEVGPHWYHRIDAQFQRSEMAALKDVVNGLSLAEVGGFGVLETNRMDGILFELEGGRFLMLRASGTEPVVRIYAEAEEPAVAARLAAEGENLLRKALA; from the coding sequence ATGAGGATCAAGTTCGGCACCGAGGGGTGGCGCGGTGTCATTGCAGACGATTTCACCATTGCGAATGTCGAGATAGTGGCGGCGGCGACCGCCCGGTACCTTCTGGAGGCGAATCCCCCTGGCAAGCGGCTAGTCGTAGTGGGCCACGATTGCCGCATGATGTCCGAGCAGTTTGCCGAAGCGTGCGCCCGGACGCTCAACTCCTTCGGCTTCGACGTGGTGCTGAACGACAAACCGACAGCGACTCCGGCGCTGTCCGCCGGAGTGCTGGCGCACCAGGCACAGGGTGCATGCGTCTTCACCGCGAGCCACAACCCCGGCATCTTCCACGGTCTGAAGTTCAAGCCTTACTACGGCGGCGCGGCGATCACCGAGATCACCGACGCTATCGAGAAGAAGCTCTATCAAGGCGATCCCCACGGGGCGGCAAGCGGGACCACCGAGGTTGTTGACTTCGTGCCCGCATACTTCGACCGGCTCGGGCGACAGGTGGACGTGGATCGGATCCAGGCCTCGGGATTACGTCTCGCCTTCGACGCAATGTACGGGGCGGGTGCGGGCAACTTCGCGCGCCTTCTGCCGAAGATGGACATCGTCGCGATACGCGAAGAGCGTAATCCAATCTTCCCTGGCATTCACCCCGAGCCCATCTTCGAGATGCTGGGGCCGCTTGTCGAGACCGCGAAGGGCAGGGACCTGGGCATCGCGTTCGATGGGGACGCCGATAGGTTGGCCGCGATTGACGAGCGGGGTTCCTTCGTGGACAGCCATCGCATCTTCGCCATTGCCTTTAAACATCTTCGCGAGCGGCGGGGGCTGGATGGGGACGTGGTGAAGACGCTTACCACCACCAGGATGATTGACAAGTTGGCCGCCCGCTATGGCGTCCGTTGTTACGTAACGCCCGTCGGCTTTAAGCACATCGTCGAGAAGATGCTGGAGGGCGGAGTGCTCATGGGAGGCGAAGAGTCGGGTGGCATGGGCGTTACGCAGAACCTACCAGAGCGTGATGCGATGCTGATGGCTCTGCTGCTGATGGAGGCCATCGTGATGAGCGGCAAGTCGCTGAGCCAGCTAGTGGACGAGGTGTTTGCGGAAGTCGGGCCGCACTGGTATCACCGGATTGACGCGCAGTTCCAGCGCTCGGAGATGGCAGCGCTCAAAGATGTCGTGAACGGGCTGAGTCTCGCCGAAGTGGGTGGTTTCGGAGTGCTCGAGACCAATCGGATGGATGGCATTCTGTTCGAACTCGAAGGTGGGCGCTTCCTGATGCTGCGTGCGTCGGGAACCGAGCCGGTGGTGCGCATCTACGCAGAGGCCGAAGAGCCGGCGGTGGCCGCCCGCCTTGCCGCCGAGGGGGAGAACCTGCTGCGCAAGGCGCTGGCATAA